One Glandiceps talaboti chromosome 20, keGlaTala1.1, whole genome shotgun sequence genomic region harbors:
- the LOC144450434 gene encoding glutamate receptor 2-like, translating to MNNAGAYNKSNHYLFGDAPLRITTIIDHPFLFWKYGHEHLEGNDRFDGFLVDFIKELAKRMNFNYELHLVADGKYGVRADNGSWNGMVRELIHDEADICLAGLTISSVREEVIDFSAPYMFLGTDILMRKPELAPPNPFSFLSPLSTEMWICVGGAIIVFSLLLTFINRISPYEAHHLSRRTDMSENEATNLNALNSLWFVFSAFVQQGSQFSPLSLSGRIMSGTWWFFVLIFIASYTANMAAFLTVKKLESPVNTVDDLAQQTEVEYGCTESSQTMSFFRDSGIEPYKTMWTYMTLTEPNPFPPTNEEGVQRVCEQNYAFLQDSTFNAYFTNKNPIPNCELIVLGIPFDSKGYGLAFQRGAPYRDDFSQNILELREQGFILELKTSWWLTVSTGTDDGTITGANNVLQLSNIAGIFYLLAGGAVVGLLVALVEIIVYKSKKSKRDKRKIQENGQRETVPDHNQGTFNLRGDIPRYRVTRSVTRQSCDDRYVLSFDDLKRQHVSPESSPEVQGTRNQQIWRENFYF from the exons ATGAATAACGCAGGCGCATACAACAAGTCAAACCATTATCTCTTTGGCGATGCTCCCTTGAGAATTACAACAATTATT gaccaccCATTCCTGTTCTGGAAGTATGGTCACGAACACCTTGAAGGCAATGATCGTTTTGATGGGTTTCTAGTCGATTTTATCAAAGAACTTGCCAAAAGAATGAATTTCAACTATGAATTACACCTAGTGGCTGATGGCAAATATGGCGTAAGGGCGGACAACGGTTCCTGGAATGGCATGGTCCGAGAACTTATTCATGACGAG GCTGACATTTGTTTGGCTGGATTGACCATAAGCTCTGTCCGAGAAGAAGTGATCGATTTCTCAGCTCCTTACATGTTTCTGGGCACTGATATTCTAATGAGGAAACCCGAATTAGCCCCTCCAAATCCATTCAGTTTTCTAAGCCCTCTATCGACTGAAATGTGGATTTGTGTTGGCGGTGCTATCATCGTTTTTAGTCTGCTGTTAACATTTATCAACAGAATTAGTCCATACGAAGCTCATCATCTTTCACGCCGCACTGATATGTCCGAGAACGAGGCCACAAATTTGAACGCTCTGAATAGTTTATGGTTCGTGTTCAGTGCATTTGTTCAACAGGGGTCGCAGTTTTCACCGCTTTCGTTGTCTGGTCGAATAATGAGCGGAACGTGGTGGTTTTTCGTGTTGATTTTTATTGCATCGTACACTGCAAATATGGCGGCTTTTTTAACAGTTAAGAAACTTGAGTCACCTGTAAACACAGTGGACGACCTCGCCCAACAAACTGAAGTTGAATATGGTTGTACAGAAAGCTCCCAGACTATGTCTTTCTTCCGAGATTCTGGAATCGAACCGTATAAAACTATGTGGACATATATGACACTCACTGAACCGAATCCGTTCCCGCCAACTAATGAAGAAGGTGTCCAGCGAGTTTGTGAGCAAAATTATGCATTTCTACAAGATTCCACTTTCAATGCCTATTTCACAAATAAGAATCCAATACCGAACTGTGAACTGATTGTGCTTGGAATTCCTTTCGATAGTAAAGGCTACGGGTTAGCTTTCCAAAGAGGAGCTCCGTACAGAGATGACTTCtcacaaaatattttagaaCTCAGAGAACAAGGATTCATCCTCGAACTCAAGACATCCTGGTGGCTGACTGTTTCTACGGGAACTGATGACGGTACGATCACTGGAGCGAACAACGTATTGCAGCTGAGCAACATTGCAGGTATTTTCTACCTGCTCGCTGGTGGCGCTGTTGTGGGTCTGTTGGTGGCACTTGTCGAAATTATCGTTTATAAAAGCAAGAAGTCAAAAAGGGACAAGAGAAAG ATACAGGAGAATGGACAACGGGAGACTGTACCGGACCACAACCAAGGCACATTCAATTTGAGAGGAGATATTCCTCGGTACAGAGTCACGCGAAGTGTTACCAGGCAATCATGCGACGACCGATATGTGCTGAGTTTTGATGATCTGAAACGTCAGCACGTTTCGCCAGAAAGCAGTCCCGAAGTACAAGGGACAAGAAATCAAcaaatttggcgggaaaatttCTACTTCTGA